cgtcttggcttgctcggtttgtgccactgggaagacttctaatcgacccccagatgggttactccaaccgctgtcggtcccttcgagaccctggtcccacatcgcgctagattttgttaccggccttccaccctcccagggcaagacggttgttttgaccgtggtggaccggttctcgaaggcggctcattttattcccttgcctaaattaccatctgccaaggagacagcggtaactgtcgtggatcacgtctttcgcttacatggcctgccgatggacgtagtttctgacagggggccccaatttgtgtcctagttttggcaagagttttgtaggttactgggagcgagtgtcagcctgtcttcagggtttcatccccagagcaacggtcaaaccgggagggccaaccaagatttggagagagtgttgcgatgtttggtttctaagaatccctcttcctggagtcaacaactctctatggttgagtacgctcacaattcgttgccagtggcagccacgggtctctctctgtttgagtgtagtttaggttaccagccacctatctttcccagtacggagtccgaggtcactgttccctccgctcacgctttcatccagaggtgccgtcacgcatggagcagagcccgtgagactcttctccgggtgggggcgcgcaccaacgctaaggccgatcgccaccggtcgaagcctccggtatacgtcgttggccaaagagtgtggctttctactaagaacattccactccgatccgtttcgaacaagcttgcccccaaatttatcggcccgttcagagtcaccaggatcattagtccggtggcggtccggctcaagcttcctccggcatataggagaattcatcctacctttcatgtgtctaaaataaaacctgtgtttcaggcactcattaacccgccggtcccggttcccccgccgccacgacttgttgatggggaacccaccttttctgtcaatcgtattttggactctagaaggaggggacgcggattccagtacctggtggactgggagggttacggcccggaggaaagaagttgggtacctgctagggacattctggatcactcccttatcgatgatttcaatcgacaggtaaattcgcctgggaacgccaagaggcgttcctaggggggggtattgtcacggttcatgaatccactgcctccctctctctctctctctctctcccatgtttgtgtgggcgtggttcccatgTTTGtgtgttctgtaaccagtgttttcGTGGTTCCCAATCTAAGTACACTTTTTTTGTAAAGAAAATACAGCCTGATTGTCTCAAATGtacgccagctggaaccacttatcttccctttatatgttctgtaaccagtgtttcttgttgtcagatcgttgttacgaTCTGACAAAAGTAACCTTGAAAAACATAAATAAGTACACTTTTTTTGTAAAGAAAATACAGTAATTCAAATACCATTTTAGTATATTTCTCATTTATAAGAACCTACATCAAATGTACTTAAGGTGTATTCAAAGTCTATTTGTTTTGCTCTTTGTCCAATATACTAAGAATATACTAAGAATATACTTAGCGTCCAGATTTGTTAAAGTGGTGTATCGAATGCAACAGTATGTTTCTAGCTTCAAGTGCTGTGTACAAAAAAGTGTCCCAATTTAGATCATTTTAAATGTACAGTATTTAATATACTTAAATGCTAATAAAATACAAATCCAATTGACATTAAATGCATTAAAAATGGTTCCAATTCAGATAATTTATATTATACTTAATATATGTTAATTAAGTATGATTTAAGCAAATGAAAAAAAGTTCCCcgcttgtgtttctctctccctcttgtgtttttattttcccatctctcctacttcccctctttgtctttctttccacctctccttccttccgCTCTGTCTGTCCATAATGAGCGCCAGGTAAGGAAGTATAAGGGCCTGTACTTCTAACAAACAGCTCCTTCCATGCTGGCCattatttttaaatgactacctaaTGAAGTTCCACCTGGGTAACGAGACCAGGTGTATGAAAATGCATTTTGATCGTCTCACAAAGAGGAGCACGTCCAGTACTTTGGCCATCAATCGGACCGGTTCTGCTTCTGTGACTAAGGTGTTCATTGATGTTGAAATATAGGTGTGGGTATAAGTGTAGGTGTTGAAACGGTACATTTTGAATGAGGCTTTTTTTGGggacatatttatttatttgattggCCAATAGATAGCTAAAGAAACCATTTACAAAGTGAAGTGTAAACGGTGCGTCATAGTTGTCACATAGAGAAGACCGCATTTTTGTGTGCGCATGTTTTCTGTTGTGCGTGTGTCTATGTGTTTGTTTGCTGAGAGTGATTTGTCGTATTTGACATGTGTCTAAAGGGACTCTTCAATTTTAACGAGACCAATGCATTGCTTCTCCCTGCTTCCCCGTATTCCAAGGTGTGCGTAGGCAGTAGACAGAATTAATGCTACAAACACCACTCTTGTGTATTCTGTATTCTGTGTACCTTTTGAGTCAAGCCCTTAGCCCCTATGTCGTCCACCTGATATTCCACCACGGGGAATGAGGACTTCCGGGGTTATGGACTCAACATGTGTGCTGCTATTAGATTAAAACACTTTTTAGATTTCCCAAGACATCATTATGTTCTGTGAGGTACAAGCCaggattcctctctctctttctctctctctctcgttctctcgttcctcctgtctctctcgttctctccctccctctctctctctctctctctctctctcgttctctgatTCCTCCTGTCTCTATATTAAGAATTGTACCAAACAGGACATCCATCCAGCGGTGTTTATGATGTTTCAGGTCTGTTTTTAAAGGAGACAATGAGATGTGGCCTTTTTTTCTTTATCTCATACCATCTACCACCCCTACCCTCCCTACATCATCCCTACCCCCTGTCAGAAGCAGGAGTATATAAGCAGGCAAACTCTGACTCCCTTTATTGTGGGCTGTACATACCCCtgggcacacacactcacacttgaGAGTACTTAACCTctccaccatacacacacacacgcacacagtaagAGCGGTTGACCTGTGGTACATTACCTGAGTCTCAGCTGGAGCCCAGGGGACAGGAGACTCAGGTCAGCACTGGAGTAGCTTCCAAACATTCTTCACCACGCTGTATGACAGAAGAGCTAACCAGCCTGAAGTTAGAAAAAAAAGCTGAAGACTTAGGTTCCCGACCACAACGTACTGGCGACAAGGCGCTGCTCATCAACAAAAGTAAGTGCAATGTTTTGGAAAATCTTGGGACATTGCTTGACTTGAATGAATTCACGAAATATGTCAATTTCAGAATTTGTAAAAGCTCAGCAACTTATGATATATATTTTCTTACAGTAAGGTGAGTTCTAGACCTTTCTGAGACTATGCAACATTaccagttattgtttatggccatcTCATGAAAAATGATTACGTTCGGGTATGTTAATTTAGGCGGAAATCTACATTTTGCCCTATCATTCAAGTTAATGTTAGTTATTTTgtgcttttattttatttaaaaaaaatgtgtatatttatagtaTTCTATGATGAATTTAATCTGCTCTCTGGTGTCTTTAGGATTTGCTTACGTTTTAAGACGGAAGGAAAGCAACAAAGAAAAGTCACACAAAAAGAACAGCAGAAGAAATAGAGTAGGCCAAGTAGAAATACTACTGGCAGCAATGTACCACTTATTTCTTAGCATAGAACATCAAATCGAATCGaattgtattggtcacgtacacatgctcagcagatgttattgcaagtgtagcgagatgcttgtgcttctagttccgacagtgtggcaatatctaacaagtgatctaacaattccacaacaactaccccACAAATCtatgtaaagggatggaataagaatgtgtacataaaaatatatggatggGCAATGATCCGACCGGCATAGACgaaatgcaatagatggtataaaacacAGTACATCTGAGATGAGTAGGTAACTCATGTATTTATTCCCAGTTCGTGTGGATTTCTGAATTGTGTGACGTGAGTGCTGGCTCCTTATGCTGCACCAGTACGTTTAATGAGGGTTCTCTAGAATTCTGAGAGAATTCCATTGTTTTATAAATCAGGGAGAATATCTAGTGtactgatagtgtgtgtgtgttatgtttttttttctttccctTGACTGCTAGACAGTTGACATTTTGAGAAGGTACTGAGTATGTAGCTTGTAAAGTAGGAGCTTAAGCTTATTTTCTTTCACTGAATATAAATGTGAAAGAGTTTATTTCAAAGAGTGAGTGACTATGAATGTACTGTTTTGGTAAAATGATAAAACACTAATATGTGCTATTCTGATTGGTGGGTTGTGTTGCCGGTTAGGCCAGTCGTGTGGGTTTAAGGATGGCCGGTGTGGCTCCTCCCCCTGCCTCACGCCCTGCCCTCCTGCTGTTCACCCTTATGGCCATGACCCTGGTGACCTCCAGCTACCCTCAGCCACGCCTCCGACCCATACACAGGTATGACCTGACATACTGGGTATAATGACGAGACGCTTGTGCCTTCtatcctctgtcctctccatgtctcctttTCCAAATGTCCAGAGGGAAGCGTGGAGAGGATTTGAGGACAGAACTCGTTTCATTCTGACATTTTGAAAAGGAGGCGAGGTGAGGACCGTGGAAACGGGACCAATTTTGACATTCGCCTGGGCAGCTTTTTCCCCCATCTCCTCAGATGTGTGCCTTCCTTTTCATCTGAATCTATCCTTTTactgttgtattttgagactgaGACACAATGTACGGAGATCAATCTTTCTATGGTAGTGAGCACTCTTATTCTTATATGGTAGTTCTATCCATAGACGTGTTTGCATTGTTCCTAATGAGATCTATTGTTCTATCATCCTGCTCTACTCTTTGCTTCCAGAGGTTCCTCTCCAAGTGATCCAGGAGACTCCAACaagagggaggagtgggaggtGCTCTACCCTTCCATCTCGCTCCGTGATTGGAGCATGCAGATGATGTCAGCCCCGTTCTTTGGTGAGGCCAAGAGCAAAGCAGAGCTCCTGGGGGAGCAGTGGCTCCCAGTGGTGAGCCAGTGGCAGATGGACGAGGATATGGCCAAGGGCTGGCTGGGCGACTGGGCTCCGCAGGGCTCCAACAATGAGGAGAAGAGGAACATCGTGGTGGCGGATGATGCAGCGTTCAGAGAGAAGAGTAAGATGCTCACAGCTATGGAGAGACAGAAGTGGCTTAACTCCTACATGCAGAAACTGTTGGTCGTCAATTCCCAGTAATAAGATGACTGCTAAGCCTACGTATAAATGACGTAACCtgatttgattttttttgttAATAACGTgccctgatttaaaaaaaagaataacGTACTAATTACAATTACTCAGAATGTAAAAGTCAATAAAGATTTTTATCAGACCTTATGTGTGACGTTTGATGAAGAATGAACTCTGAATATGGAGCACAATTTGACACAGGATTTACATGCCTATGTTTATACGATTGTTTTGATCCAGTTGAATGATTGATTGACGTAGTAAATACATTGAGACACTTCCACTAAGATGGCGCTGTTGGGAGGTGCTGTTGTACAGCTGAGGGTCTACCATAGGACTCTTTATACATTGTTAATATTAATGAGTGTGAAATAAAGCAAATAAGTCAT
This sequence is a window from Oncorhynchus gorbuscha isolate QuinsamMale2020 ecotype Even-year linkage group LG17, OgorEven_v1.0, whole genome shotgun sequence. Protein-coding genes within it:
- the LOC124001104 gene encoding tuberoinfundibular peptide of 39 residues-like — its product is MAGVAPPPASRPALLLFTLMAMTLVTSSYPQPRLRPIHRGSSPSDPGDSNKREEWEVLYPSISLRDWSMQMMSAPFFGEAKSKAELLGEQWLPVVSQWQMDEDMAKGWLGDWAPQGSNNEEKRNIVVADDAAFREKSKMLTAMERQKWLNSYMQKLLVVNSQ